One window of the Pieris brassicae chromosome Z, ilPieBrab1.1, whole genome shotgun sequence genome contains the following:
- the LOC123718514 gene encoding L-galactose dehydrogenase-like: MKYNELGATRLKVSHVSCGGAAFSNIYGVFDEQKSIDLIQETLKRGVNYIETGPWYGQGSSERTIGKALKGIPRDSYYIGSKVGRYEKETAKMFDFSAEKTEVGLNNTLDLLGIDYVDLIQVHDVTFAPDMSVVLKETLPALERAVRDGKARYIGIADYDIDVMQELVEESEVKISTILSYAKSTLFDNRLQNYTKYFKDKGIGIINAAATGMGLLTNKGPEPWHPASDDIRAVCKGASEYCKKYNVELARIATWFTLNQPGIDTNICGFWNIEQMNDTVDVMEKGLTDIEERILNEVQTRFFDKITLHWDHVELPVYKQKCNQINMD; this comes from the exons atGAAATACAACGAACTTGGTGCCACTAGGTTAAAAGTGTCACATGTAAGCTGTGGAGGAGCGGCATTCAGCAATATTTATGG AGTTTTCGATGAACAAAAGTCCATAGATCTTATTCAAGAAACTTTGAAGCGGGGAGTAAATTATATAGAGACCGGCCCCTGGTACGGACAAGGAAGTTCAGAACGAACTATCGGAAAG GCTCTTAAAGGAATACCAAGAGATTCCTATTACATTGGCAGTAAAGTTGGAAGATATGAAAAAGAAACCGCAAAGATGTTCGACTTTTCGGCTGAAAAAACCGAAGTAGGCTTGAATAACACGCTTGATCTTCTAGGCATAGATTACGTTGATTTGATTCAG GTCCATGACGTAACGTTTGCTCCAGATATGTCGGTCGTCTTAAAAGAAACGTTACCCGCTCTTGAGCGTGCTGTGAGGGACGGTAAAGCACGTTACATTGGCATTGCTGACTATGACATAGACGTTATGCAAGAACTTGTCGAAGAATCGGAGGTCAAAATATCGACAATATTATCTTACGCAAAATCAACACTCTTCGATAATCGATTACAGAActacacaaaatatttcaag GATAAAGGAATTGGTATTATTAACGCTGCAGCCACTGGCATGGGGCTTCTAACAAATAAGGGTCCCGAACCATGGCATCCCGCTAGTGATGACATTAGAGCCGTCTGTAAAGGCGCATCCGAATATTGTAAG aaatacaaTGTAGAGCTGGCACGAATAGCGACCTGGTTTACTCTTAACCAACCAGGTATAGATACAAACATCTGTGGATTTTGGAACATTGAACAAATGAATGACACCGTCGATGTGATGGAAAAGGGTCTGACAGACATAGAAGAGAGAATATTGAATGAAGTACAGACCAG ATTCTTTGACAAGATCACACTCCACTGGGATCACGTCGAATTACCAgtctataaacaaaaatgtaatcaaataaatatggattaa